One Takifugu rubripes chromosome 2, fTakRub1.2, whole genome shotgun sequence genomic region harbors:
- the LOC101063495 gene encoding 14-3-3 protein beta/alpha-A, which translates to MERKDLIVKAKLAEQSERYDDMAEMMKEVTEQGVDLTNEERNLLSVAYKNVVGARRSAWRVLSSLASKSEANSAEHKRITEYRKKVEQELEEICNKVLNLLAEYLIKNSENHESQVFYLKMKGDYYRYLAEVASEDTKQNTIEESRKAYTDAVETATAMPSTHPIRLGLALNFSVFYYEILNDPVQACELAKKAFNDAISELDELKEDSYKDSTLIMQLLRDNLTLWTSDNAADEGEGGEGGEGEEEAK; encoded by the exons ATGGAGAGAAAGGATCTTATTGTGAAGGCCAAGCTGGCGGAGCAGAGTGAACGCTACGATGACATGGCAGAAATGATGAAGGAGGTTACAGAACAAGGAGTGGACTTGACAAACGAGGAAAGAAACCTGCTCTCCGTCGCCTACAAAAACGTGGTTGGGGCGAGGCGGTCTGCATGGAGGGTGTTGTCCAGCCTTGCGTCAAAGAGCGAGGCCAACTCGGCGGAACATAAACGAATCACAGAATATCGGAAGAAGGTGGAGCAAGAGCTGGAAGAAATCTGCAACAAAGTTTTG AACCTGCTGGCGGAATATTTAATCAAAAACTCTGAAAATCATGAAAGCCAGGTCTTCTATTTAAAGATGAAGGGGGACTACTACAGATACCTTGCCGAGGTTGCCTCTGAAGATACGAAACAAA ACACCATTGAGGAGTCACGAAAGGCATATACGGATGCTGTTGAAACTGCCACTGCGATGCCCTCCACACATCCCATTCGCCTGGGATTGGCCCttaacttctctgtcttctaTTATGAGATTCTCAATGACCCTGTACAGGCCTGTGAGCTGGCCAAGAAG GCATTCAATGATGCCATTTCAGAGTTGGATGAACTAAAAGAGGACTCTTACAAAGACAGCACCCTGATCATGCAGCTCCTCAGAGACAATCTGACA TTATGGACATCAGACAATGCTGCTGATGAGGGAGAAGGTGGCGAAGGTGGAGAGGGCGAAGAGGAGGCCAAATAA